A genomic stretch from Anaerococcus mediterraneensis includes:
- a CDS encoding GntR family transcriptional regulator yields MDFDESRPIYVQLVEDFKIKISNGEWMPGDKIDSVRNLASTYQVNPNTVQRALAELERDGLCESKRTAGRFVTGDKKLVEKLSGKAFNKFADDFISGMKSLNIDKEEAIKNLDEYWEEL; encoded by the coding sequence ATGGATTTTGATGAGAGTAGACCAATTTATGTACAGCTTGTCGAAGATTTCAAGATAAAAATTTCAAATGGAGAATGGATGCCAGGAGATAAGATTGATTCGGTTAGAAACCTAGCTAGTACCTACCAGGTCAATCCAAATACTGTCCAAAGGGCTCTGGCAGAGCTAGAAAGAGATGGGCTTTGCGAATCAAAAAGAACGGCAGGCAGGTTTGTAACAGGAGATAAGAAACTGGTAGAAAAATTATCGGGCAAGGCCTTTAATAAGTTTGCTGATGATTTTATTTCTGGCATGAAATCTTTAAATATTGACAAAGAAGAAGCGATAAAAAACCTTGATGAGTATTGGGAGGAATTATGA
- a CDS encoding ATP-binding cassette domain-containing protein, with protein MKLIIENLSKAFDDKKVLEDTSFVFDQGIIYALLGRNGSGKTTFFRLITDGLKKDDGQVYIEEAGNKRKLEFSDVFFMVAEPELPKFLTGYEFIKFFIEANEENIKDLKSIEEYLEMVDFDPEDMHRLMQDYSTGMKNKIQMVMFLILRPRIILMDEPLTSLDVLVQLEMKKIIRKIHADHIIIFSTHILQLAKDICDKIVLLSDRKLQKVEEGLMDNPDFEDKIIALLSGQKESLKIEKEMEQIDG; from the coding sequence ATGAAATTAATAATAGAAAACCTGTCAAAGGCTTTTGACGATAAAAAAGTCCTAGAAGACACATCCTTTGTTTTTGACCAAGGGATAATCTACGCCCTCCTCGGCCGCAACGGATCAGGCAAGACAACTTTTTTTAGGCTGATAACAGATGGTCTAAAAAAAGATGATGGGCAAGTTTATATAGAAGAAGCTGGCAACAAAAGAAAATTAGAATTTTCTGACGTATTTTTTATGGTAGCTGAGCCAGAATTACCAAAATTTTTGACTGGCTATGAATTTATAAAGTTTTTTATAGAAGCTAACGAAGAAAATATAAAAGATTTAAAATCAATCGAAGAATACCTAGAAATGGTAGATTTTGACCCAGAAGATATGCATAGGCTCATGCAGGACTACTCAACAGGTATGAAAAATAAAATCCAAATGGTCATGTTTCTTATCCTAAGACCTAGGATAATCCTCATGGATGAGCCACTGACAAGCCTTGATGTCCTTGTCCAACTGGAGATGAAAAAGATTATTAGAAAGATCCACGCTGACCATATAATAATTTTTTCTACCCATATCTTGCAACTAGCCAAGGATATTTGTGATAAGATAGTCCTCTTGTCTGATAGAAAACTGCAAAAAGTAGAAGAAGGCCTCATGGACAATCCTGATTTTGAGGATAAGATCATTGCCCTACTTTCTGGTCAAAAAGAAAGTCTAAAAATAGAAAAAGAAATGGAGCAAATCGATGGATAA
- the thiT gene encoding energy-coupled thiamine transporter ThiT, with protein sequence MNKNKWSVKILTEAGVMIALAFILGKIKLFEMPQGGSVTAGQMIPLIIFAIRYGAGPGIVVGAVYGFIDMLLGGYIAHPFQALLDYPLAFASLGLVGFFSKSFMDKKEILPVIQGTFLGVFARFICHVITGVVFFASYAPEGQNPWAYSAIYNGTFLGVEFVMTIVIIFLLKNFITKDIAKL encoded by the coding sequence ATGAATAAAAATAAATGGTCAGTAAAAATTCTCACAGAAGCAGGAGTTATGATTGCCCTAGCCTTTATTTTGGGCAAGATAAAACTTTTTGAGATGCCACAAGGTGGATCTGTAACAGCAGGACAAATGATTCCCCTAATTATATTTGCTATTAGGTATGGAGCAGGTCCTGGTATCGTTGTTGGAGCAGTCTATGGATTTATAGATATGCTACTTGGTGGCTATATAGCTCATCCATTCCAAGCCTTACTTGATTATCCTTTGGCTTTTGCTTCATTGGGTCTTGTTGGTTTCTTTTCAAAATCTTTTATGGACAAAAAAGAAATCCTACCAGTCATCCAAGGAACATTCTTGGGAGTTTTTGCTAGATTCATCTGCCACGTCATAACAGGAGTAGTGTTTTTTGCATCATATGCACCAGAAGGACAAAATCCTTGGGCATACTCAGCAATCTACAACGGCACATTTTTGGGCGTAGAATTTGTTATGACAATAGTAATAATATTCTTGCTTAAAAACTTCATAACAAAAGACATAGCAAAACTATAG
- a CDS encoding manganese efflux pump MntP family protein, translating to MDTISLLVLSVGLAMDAFAAGICKGLSEKTHSIKNSLSVGLCFGLFQALMPVLGFFLGRGFAEEIRAIDHWIAFFLLLILGIQMIKESREAYCELNQGFDFLSLAKMGIATSIDALAVGVGLAFLQIDIIKSASTIGIITALLSIIGFKIGSKLGLKSKQMAELVGGIILISLGTKILIEHLFFH from the coding sequence TTGGATACAATATCACTTTTGGTTTTATCTGTTGGCCTTGCCATGGATGCTTTTGCAGCCGGCATTTGCAAGGGTCTATCAGAGAAAACTCATTCAATTAAAAATTCTTTGTCAGTTGGACTTTGCTTTGGTCTTTTTCAGGCTTTGATGCCAGTTTTGGGATTTTTCCTCGGTAGGGGCTTTGCAGAAGAGATCAGGGCTATTGACCATTGGATAGCATTTTTCTTGCTCCTTATTTTAGGCATTCAGATGATAAAAGAATCAAGGGAGGCCTACTGTGAGCTCAACCAAGGTTTTGATTTTTTATCATTGGCTAAAATGGGAATAGCTACATCTATAGATGCCCTTGCAGTGGGTGTTGGTCTTGCTTTTTTGCAGATTGATATTATAAAATCAGCATCTACTATAGGTATAATAACCGCTTTGCTTTCTATAATAGGTTTTAAAATAGGATCTAAGCTAGGATTAAAATCAAAACAAATGGCAGAACTTGTTGGTGGGATCATATTGATAAGCTTGGGGACTAAAATTTTGATAGAACATTTGTTTTTTCATTAA
- a CDS encoding YveK family protein, whose translation MRKVTTYQIIEGIKENLTPLLLPAAIAFAIVFGHGYSNYADIYEAKAVLIASVEEGEEISYNRLMLNEKLANIYSEVLKTPDLYKNVAKGLEAGGSGDNYKEVMKKSNFEVNPQAGLISFTYKDENEDEARDGLKLLCENFRLMVKDYLGADNLSYLNQVMVEKPSMIKLLIFSLVAGIAGLALGLVIIIIKTLLSDKIASMDDLKELGYDVLARDDEYFKIKAKITNRLDDGIIGISSIGNIDSFAFSEKLAKAFSTNNGILFVDSKNRSEIDKKYLSQKESFKIIRKENIDYIGLSGKNSREILDSDEFFAELANRENSYNYIMIDEKSLRSQEPFLTARLCDMKIILVDDSCKKSDLDKAIRDLSEAGTSYCGVVYHK comes from the coding sequence ATGAGAAAAGTTACAACTTATCAGATAATAGAGGGGATAAAGGAAAATCTCACACCCCTATTGTTACCAGCAGCTATAGCCTTTGCCATAGTTTTTGGCCACGGATACTCTAATTATGCTGACATTTATGAAGCCAAGGCAGTTTTGATTGCCTCTGTAGAAGAAGGGGAGGAGATATCCTATAACAGACTAATGCTAAATGAAAAATTAGCCAACATCTACAGCGAGGTCCTAAAGACACCTGACCTTTATAAAAATGTAGCCAAGGGCCTTGAGGCGGGTGGATCAGGAGATAATTATAAAGAAGTGATGAAAAAATCAAACTTCGAGGTCAATCCCCAAGCAGGCCTTATCTCCTTTACCTACAAGGATGAAAATGAGGACGAGGCGAGAGATGGCCTAAAGCTTCTTTGTGAAAATTTTAGGCTAATGGTAAAAGACTATTTGGGGGCAGATAATTTATCTTATCTAAACCAGGTTATGGTAGAAAAGCCATCTATGATAAAACTTTTGATCTTTTCCTTAGTAGCAGGTATTGCAGGACTAGCTTTGGGCCTTGTAATCATAATCATAAAAACTCTTTTGTCAGATAAGATCGCATCAATGGATGACCTAAAAGAGCTTGGCTATGATGTTTTGGCAAGGGATGATGAGTATTTCAAGATCAAAGCCAAAATTACAAATAGGCTTGATGATGGGATAATCGGCATAAGCAGTATAGGAAATATAGATTCTTTTGCTTTTAGTGAGAAGTTAGCCAAAGCCTTTTCTACAAACAATGGGATCCTTTTTGTAGATAGCAAAAATAGGTCGGAGATCGATAAAAAATACCTAAGTCAAAAAGAATCTTTCAAAATAATCAGAAAAGAAAATATAGACTATATTGGCCTTAGCGGAAAAAACTCTAGAGAGATCCTAGATTCTGATGAGTTTTTTGCTGAGCTTGCCAATAGGGAAAACTCCTACAATTATATAATGATTGACGAAAAGAGCCTAAGAAGTCAGGAGCCTTTTCTTACAGCTAGGCTTTGTGATATGAAAATCATACTGGTAGATGATTCGTGCAAAAAATCCGACCTGGATAAAGCGATCAGAGATCTAAGCGAAGCTGGCACCAGCTATTGTGGGGTGGTTTATCATAAATAA
- a CDS encoding EpsG family protein: protein MGFALFFSLEIFLFSGLSLIDFKNKYQKNLGALLMFGLMFVFAAIRGSGDGDYYNYLWFAKDIGTDFSKVMNFSYPVEFSFRFFSYFINLIGASRQWVIVLMNFLSIGPVAYVTLKKSANPFLSALIFLPIFLQFDMQTSRTATAMGLGLMAIFMQTERKRIKSLIFLLLAISFHRSALILLPFLLYLEIDISNFTKIFLVLASFVLSVFSKLLFKIIAKILQVGGMARMATKVISYTFEGKFAYAMKLYDPRIIFGLLLFIMSIMYFDKKSFDKHSMESASIKAIFFGLVVMLIFRSSTAIAFRFSAFFNLMQIFFIPLVIKEIKYKDSLACFLLILSIGVFILPYAIYIMIDAPAYDFFFTNLQAITSLR, encoded by the coding sequence GTGGGTTTTGCCTTGTTTTTTAGCCTGGAAATCTTCTTGTTTTCAGGTCTTAGCCTTATAGATTTTAAAAATAAATATCAAAAAAACCTAGGAGCTCTCCTCATGTTTGGACTCATGTTTGTCTTTGCAGCTATAAGAGGATCAGGAGATGGAGATTATTATAATTATCTGTGGTTTGCCAAGGATATAGGGACAGATTTTTCAAAGGTCATGAATTTTTCCTACCCGGTAGAGTTTTCTTTTAGGTTCTTTTCTTATTTTATAAACCTGATAGGAGCCAGCCGCCAGTGGGTCATAGTCCTTATGAATTTTTTATCCATAGGCCCTGTAGCCTATGTGACTTTGAAAAAATCGGCCAATCCATTTTTGTCAGCCCTGATTTTTTTGCCAATATTTTTGCAATTTGATATGCAAACATCAAGGACAGCCACAGCTATGGGCCTAGGACTTATGGCAATTTTCATGCAGACAGAAAGAAAAAGAATAAAATCCCTTATCTTTTTGCTTTTGGCAATTAGCTTTCACAGGTCGGCTCTGATTTTATTGCCTTTTTTGCTTTATTTGGAAATTGATATTTCAAATTTCACCAAGATATTTTTGGTCTTGGCAAGCTTTGTCTTGTCTGTTTTTTCAAAACTTTTATTTAAAATCATAGCAAAAATCCTGCAAGTAGGAGGCATGGCTAGGATGGCAACAAAGGTTATATCCTACACCTTTGAGGGGAAATTTGCCTACGCCATGAAGCTTTATGATCCAAGAATCATTTTTGGACTCTTGTTATTTATAATGTCTATCATGTATTTTGACAAAAAATCATTTGACAAGCACTCGATGGAGTCAGCTTCTATCAAGGCCATATTTTTTGGACTTGTAGTCATGCTCATCTTTAGGTCATCGACAGCTATTGCCTTTAGGTTTTCGGCGTTTTTCAATTTGATGCAGATATTTTTTATCCCCCTTGTTATAAAGGAGATAAAATATAAGGATAGTCTTGCTTGCTTCCTTTTGATCTTATCAATTGGGGTTTTTATCCTACCTTATGCTATCTACATAATGATAGATGCCCCAGCCTATGATTTTTTCTTTACCAATTTGCAAGCAATAACATCACTTAGATAA
- a CDS encoding PTS sugar transporter subunit IIB yields MGKIKLLRIDSRLSHGETVKRWCEKYGLENLIIANDRMMEDAFAREVMDLTIEKNIARTYLNVDQVRDFLETHGGEYFLLVDSSHDLKRLLDQGLDIENVNIGIMHLSIGKELLTEYIGVDAFDIEVFNLLLEKNIRTSARLSPFSEEIDLKDLLSKEYLSL; encoded by the coding sequence ATGGGCAAAATAAAGCTTTTAAGGATAGATTCTAGACTTTCTCATGGGGAGACTGTCAAAAGGTGGTGCGAAAAATATGGCCTAGAAAATCTGATCATAGCAAATGATAGGATGATGGAAGATGCCTTTGCTAGAGAAGTAATGGACCTAACCATAGAAAAAAATATAGCTAGGACCTACCTAAATGTAGACCAGGTTAGAGATTTTTTAGAGACTCATGGTGGAGAATATTTTCTTTTAGTCGATTCTAGTCATGACTTGAAAAGACTTCTTGACCAGGGACTAGATATAGAAAATGTAAATATTGGTATCATGCATTTATCTATAGGAAAAGAGCTTTTGACAGAATATATAGGGGTAGATGCCTTCGATATTGAGGTTTTCAACTTGCTTTTAGAAAAAAATATAAGGACTAGTGCAAGACTTTCACCTTTTTCAGAAGAAATAGACCTAAAAGATCTCCTCTCCAAAGAGTATTTATCCTTATAG
- a CDS encoding HAD family hydrolase, with amino-acid sequence MYIFDIDGTLLDTVETISYFINYSLKEFSLGSILTKKVEEFVGNGPVVLCQKVLDYVGASKEKEFRKNFLDFYNQAYDDNPSHLTKPYDGIVEVLDKLKKTGAPLVCFSNKPDPTCNKVIPAVFGQGYFDFILGYREDYERKPSPEGIMILKDKFGVNNSDIIYFGDSEVDMKCGKNAGVFTVGCAWGFRPKSILEAENPDLIIDHPREMEIRRA; translated from the coding sequence ATGTATATTTTTGATATAGATGGTACTTTGCTTGACACAGTAGAGACTATCTCTTACTTTATAAATTATAGCCTAAAAGAATTTTCTCTAGGATCCATCCTTACAAAAAAGGTAGAAGAATTTGTAGGCAATGGCCCTGTAGTTTTGTGTCAAAAGGTTTTAGACTATGTAGGCGCTAGCAAGGAGAAAGAATTTAGGAAAAATTTTTTAGATTTTTACAACCAGGCTTATGATGATAACCCATCACATCTAACAAAACCCTATGATGGTATAGTAGAGGTTTTGGATAAACTAAAGAAAACTGGAGCGCCTTTGGTTTGTTTTTCAAATAAGCCAGACCCAACCTGCAACAAGGTTATCCCAGCAGTTTTTGGTCAGGGCTACTTTGATTTCATCCTAGGCTACAGGGAGGACTATGAGAGAAAGCCATCACCAGAGGGGATTATGATCTTAAAAGATAAATTCGGAGTGAATAATTCTGATATTATTTATTTTGGCGACAGCGAAGTAGATATGAAATGTGGCAAAAACGCAGGAGTATTTACTGTAGGCTGTGCCTGGGGTTTTAGGCCAAAATCTATTCTTGAGGCGGAAAACCCAGACCTTATTATTGACCATCCAAGAGAAATGGAAATAAGAAGGGCATGA
- a CDS encoding nicotinate phosphoribosyltransferase yields MNKKRNLSLLSDFYEFTMANGYYQKGMKDTEAVFDAFYRRNPDGAGFSIFAGLNNIIDYIDNLHFSSDDIDYLRKNGNFSEDFLSYLADFKFTGDVWAFPEGSVMFPGEPIVTVKAPIIECSIIETFLLLSMNFNSLIATKTNRIVSSAGGRAVMEFGARRAQGADASIWGARAAYIGGAPITSNTYSAKKYNFKAVGTMAHSWVQAFDSEYEAFKTYAEIYPENCILLIDTYDTLESGLVNAMKVFNEVLVPKGLKGGVRIDSGDLAYLSKEVRKRLDENGFEDFSIVASNSLDEFKIESLLAQGAKIDSFGIGERLITAKSDPVFGGVYKLVAIENDGKLQPKIKVSENVEKITTPASKKVYRLYDKATGKAEADYITLADEKIDESQPLVIFDPLFTWKMKKMKNFEARCMQVPIFEKGKLVYKEPSLEEISEYRKKEVESIWEEVKRYDTPHNYYVDLSQELWNLKQKLIIEAKSK; encoded by the coding sequence ATGAATAAAAAAAGAAACTTATCCTTGCTTAGTGATTTTTATGAATTTACTATGGCCAACGGATATTATCAAAAAGGAATGAAGGATACTGAGGCAGTTTTTGATGCCTTTTATAGGAGAAATCCAGATGGAGCTGGTTTTTCTATTTTTGCAGGGCTCAACAATATAATAGATTATATTGATAACCTACATTTTTCTAGCGATGACATAGATTATCTGAGAAAAAATGGCAATTTCTCCGAGGATTTCTTATCCTACTTAGCCGATTTTAAGTTTACCGGTGATGTTTGGGCATTCCCTGAAGGATCTGTTATGTTTCCAGGTGAGCCAATTGTCACAGTCAAGGCGCCTATCATAGAATGTTCTATTATAGAAACATTTTTGCTTTTGTCAATGAATTTCAATTCTTTGATAGCGACAAAGACTAACAGGATAGTAAGTTCTGCTGGTGGCAGAGCGGTGATGGAGTTTGGTGCAAGGCGCGCCCAAGGAGCTGACGCCTCTATCTGGGGAGCAAGAGCCGCCTACATTGGAGGAGCACCTATAACATCAAATACCTATTCTGCAAAAAAATATAATTTCAAGGCAGTAGGTACCATGGCCCACTCTTGGGTCCAAGCTTTTGACAGCGAATATGAGGCCTTTAAAACCTATGCAGAAATCTATCCAGAAAATTGTATCTTGCTTATAGATACCTACGACACCCTAGAGTCAGGGCTAGTAAATGCTATGAAAGTCTTCAATGAAGTCCTTGTGCCAAAGGGCCTAAAGGGTGGAGTCAGGATAGATTCTGGAGACCTTGCCTACCTATCAAAAGAAGTCAGAAAAAGACTAGATGAAAATGGCTTTGAGGACTTCTCCATAGTGGCATCCAACTCCCTAGATGAATTTAAAATCGAATCCCTACTTGCCCAAGGAGCCAAAATAGACTCTTTTGGTATAGGTGAAAGACTGATAACTGCCAAGTCTGACCCGGTTTTTGGAGGGGTTTATAAACTTGTTGCTATAGAAAATGATGGCAAGCTACAACCAAAGATCAAGGTATCAGAAAACGTTGAAAAGATCACAACACCGGCCTCCAAAAAAGTCTATAGACTCTATGACAAGGCAACTGGCAAGGCCGAAGCTGACTATATAACCCTAGCAGACGAGAAAATCGACGAAAGCCAACCACTAGTTATCTTTGACCCACTTTTCACATGGAAGATGAAAAAAATGAAAAACTTCGAGGCTAGGTGCATGCAAGTGCCAATCTTTGAAAAAGGCAAACTTGTCTATAAAGAGCCAAGCCTAGAAGAAATCAGCGAGTACAGAAAAAAAGAGGTCGAATCCATCTGGGAAGAGGTCAAAAGATACGACACACCTCACAACTACTATGTAGACTTATCCCAAGAACTCTGGAACCTAAAACAAAAACTGATCATAGAAGCAAAATCAAAATAA
- a CDS encoding beta-N-acetylglucosaminidase domain-containing protein has protein sequence MKKGVIEGFYGIAWSFEERMSMIDFLWQIGMDQYIYAPKDDPYHNKKWREPYPKKDLEKIKKLAEFSKNKNIVFTWAIHPGQNPFDFDNYEEEIQKIFDKYRQLKSIGVKSFGLCMDDIDRDIAFEKRIDHMKLIKDLADFVEKRSGSNLYFVHPWYNDDWIDEKGDEYESLLKDIKNINIMWTGSQVVSPISHKSYEDFAKRTGKKPYIWFNWPVNDYKNDQIFIEVFEFFDSKDLNFDGFYLNPMNQAELSKIAIYQANEFLKNPGNYEADLAFMDAVKYIEPKAYEDLIVIAPSFYGSLVYERTPNTVFLEDMKIKKAYDLGDFNNLRLLLEKKIGAIENYQKNHTNKELFDEIKNFLESLDHLTRAVLSILDKKIDQAEEFYKQSKSIEIEVFDGKYQEKNVKTSRVIDQIYKDLINR, from the coding sequence ATGAAAAAAGGAGTTATAGAGGGATTTTATGGGATAGCATGGAGCTTTGAAGAGAGGATGTCTATGATAGATTTCCTATGGCAAATTGGCATGGACCAATATATTTATGCACCCAAAGATGATCCCTACCACAATAAAAAATGGCGAGAGCCTTATCCAAAAAAAGACCTAGAGAAAATAAAAAAACTGGCAGAATTTAGCAAAAATAAAAATATAGTCTTCACTTGGGCTATCCATCCTGGCCAAAATCCTTTTGATTTTGATAATTATGAAGAAGAGATCCAAAAGATTTTTGATAAGTATAGGCAGCTAAAATCTATCGGTGTCAAATCTTTTGGCCTTTGTATGGATGATATAGATAGGGATATAGCCTTCGAAAAAAGGATCGACCATATGAAATTGATAAAAGATTTGGCTGATTTTGTAGAAAAGAGAAGTGGGTCAAATCTTTACTTTGTCCACCCTTGGTACAATGATGACTGGATTGATGAAAAGGGTGATGAATACGAATCTCTTTTGAAGGATATAAAAAATATCAACATCATGTGGACTGGAAGCCAGGTCGTTTCACCAATTTCTCACAAGTCCTATGAGGATTTTGCTAAAAGGACTGGCAAAAAACCCTATATTTGGTTTAATTGGCCAGTCAATGATTACAAAAACGACCAAATTTTCATCGAAGTTTTTGAGTTTTTTGACTCAAAAGATCTAAACTTTGATGGCTTTTACCTAAACCCAATGAACCAGGCAGAGCTTTCAAAAATTGCTATCTACCAGGCAAATGAGTTTTTGAAAAATCCGGGAAACTATGAGGCAGACCTTGCCTTTATGGATGCTGTCAAATATATAGAGCCCAAAGCTTATGAAGATTTAATAGTAATCGCCCCAAGTTTTTATGGGTCCTTGGTCTATGAAAGGACCCCAAATACGGTTTTTCTAGAGGATATGAAGATCAAAAAGGCCTACGATTTAGGAGATTTTAATAATCTCAGATTACTATTAGAAAAAAAGATAGGAGCCATAGAAAATTATCAAAAAAATCACACAAACAAAGAGCTTTTTGATGAGATCAAAAACTTTTTAGAAAGTTTAGATCATTTGACAAGGGCGGTTTTATCTATCTTGGATAAAAAAATTGACCAGGCAGAAGAGTTTTATAAACAATCAAAATCTATAGAGATTGAGGTTTTTGATGGAAAGTATCAGGAAAAAAATGTGAAGACAAGTAGGGTTATAGATCAAATTTATAAGGATTTGATAAATAGATAG
- a CDS encoding type I phosphomannose isomerase catalytic subunit, with amino-acid sequence MTEILFLEGKFSEKIWGGSRLKTEYDLEIPSEKTGEYWAISAMDGASSIIKNGKYQGSSLKDLYKNQPELFADPKDDEFPLLVKIIDAKDDLSIQVHPDDHMASRLEKSKGKTECWYILNKNPSSIIFGLNVDNKEEAIKLINERKWNELLREVPSQKGDFFFVRAGRVHAIKKGSLILEIQQASDITYRLYDYDRKDADGNLRDLHLEKSKEAIKIYKDEDQIKSLKKEGYDLKILTENEFFEVREIKIKDEAKFERTKDYLLEAVVDGSGQIEIGLKTYPLKKGDFFIITNKAKNYIIKGDLTMVESNPV; translated from the coding sequence ATGACTGAAATATTATTTTTAGAAGGCAAATTTTCAGAAAAAATCTGGGGAGGATCAAGGCTAAAAACAGAATATGATCTTGAAATCCCTAGTGAAAAAACCGGAGAGTATTGGGCTATATCTGCAATGGACGGGGCAAGTTCTATAATAAAAAATGGTAAATACCAAGGATCTAGTCTAAAAGATCTTTATAAAAATCAGCCAGAGCTTTTTGCCGATCCAAAAGATGATGAATTTCCACTTTTAGTCAAGATCATAGATGCGAAAGATGATTTGTCAATCCAGGTTCACCCAGATGATCATATGGCTTCCCGCCTTGAAAAGTCAAAGGGCAAGACCGAATGTTGGTATATCTTAAATAAAAATCCATCTTCTATTATTTTTGGCCTCAATGTCGATAATAAAGAAGAGGCTATAAAATTGATCAATGAGAGAAAATGGAATGAGCTCCTAAGAGAAGTCCCAAGCCAAAAGGGAGATTTCTTTTTTGTAAGGGCAGGCAGGGTCCACGCTATAAAAAAAGGGTCATTGATTTTGGAAATCCAACAAGCATCAGATATCACCTATAGGCTTTATGACTATGATAGGAAAGATGCAGACGGCAATCTTCGTGATCTCCATTTAGAAAAATCCAAAGAAGCTATAAAAATATATAAGGACGAAGACCAAATAAAATCTCTTAAAAAAGAAGGCTATGACCTAAAAATCCTTACAGAAAATGAGTTTTTTGAGGTTAGAGAGATAAAAATAAAAGATGAGGCAAAATTTGAAAGGACCAAAGATTATTTATTAGAAGCTGTAGTTGATGGCAGTGGTCAGATAGAAATTGGACTTAAGACCTACCCACTAAAAAAAGGTGACTTTTTTATAATAACAAACAAGGCCAAAAATTATATAATCAAGGGTGATTTGACCATGGTTGAGTCAAATCCAGTATAG
- a CDS encoding D-alanyl-D-alanine carboxypeptidase family protein, with protein sequence MKKLFMPILFALLLVGLFLGYKLLKKSNNISDDIKNYEDEYASKAVYVYNLTDDKEVLAKNEDERLAMASLTKIMTVRVALEYIRDLGFVAPIDSDAYHRAVDMNASMAGFVAGETTTFRDLLYATMLASAGEAADSLAINVAGSIDEFVSLMNDEAHKLGLKNTSYGNVDGMDDPKNYQSAKDVAMLIKDSLNDGNFRAIFTKKDFKSTPTADHPDGLYIESTIFSHLKNYKQDGFEIIGGKSGTTDDAGLCWATLAEKNGKEYIVVVMGVDYDDIDNLGDDHIVETLRILENIR encoded by the coding sequence ATGAAGAAATTATTTATGCCAATCCTTTTTGCTCTTTTGCTCGTGGGGCTTTTTCTGGGTTATAAATTATTAAAAAAATCAAATAATATCAGTGATGATATTAAAAATTATGAAGACGAGTATGCATCAAAGGCTGTCTATGTTTATAATTTGACAGATGACAAGGAAGTCTTGGCCAAAAATGAAGATGAGAGGCTGGCTATGGCATCTCTTACAAAGATAATGACAGTCAGAGTCGCCCTAGAGTATATAAGAGACCTAGGATTTGTTGCGCCAATAGATTCTGATGCCTACCACAGGGCTGTAGACATGAATGCCTCTATGGCAGGTTTTGTGGCAGGAGAGACGACTACTTTTAGGGACTTGCTATATGCAACTATGCTTGCTTCCGCTGGAGAAGCAGCTGATAGCCTGGCTATAAATGTGGCAGGCTCTATTGATGAATTTGTATCTTTGATGAATGATGAGGCTCATAAATTAGGTCTAAAAAATACTTCTTATGGAAATGTTGATGGGATGGATGATCCCAAAAATTATCAGTCGGCTAAGGACGTGGCTATGCTTATAAAAGATAGCTTAAATGATGGGAACTTTAGGGCGATTTTTACAAAAAAAGATTTTAAGTCAACACCTACAGCTGACCATCCAGATGGTTTGTATATAGAAAGTACGATTTTTAGCCACCTAAAAAATTACAAGCAAGATGGTTTTGAAATCATCGGCGGCAAATCTGGGACAACTGATGATGCTGGGCTTTGCTGGGCGACCCTTGCAGAAAAAAATGGCAAGGAATATATAGTTGTAGTTATGGGTGTAGACTATGATGATATAGACAATCTTGGAGATGATCACATAGTAGAGACACTTAGGATTTTAGAAAATATCAGATAG